The Methanomethylovorans hollandica DSM 15978 genome includes a region encoding these proteins:
- a CDS encoding TIGR00725 family protein, with translation MAKMQVGVIGGGVCDNKTEMIAEEIGRELAIRGVLLICGGLEGVMEACARGAKRQGGTTIGILPGNSREDANRYIDYQIVTNMGHARNAIVVASSDVVIAVGGEYGTLSEIALALKMGKQVVTIACKWEVDGIIQANDPVEAVDLALNAIA, from the coding sequence ATGGCAAAGATGCAGGTAGGAGTAATTGGTGGCGGGGTGTGTGACAATAAGACTGAGATGATCGCTGAAGAAATAGGCCGTGAGCTTGCCATACGCGGCGTGCTTCTTATATGCGGAGGATTGGAGGGCGTGATGGAAGCCTGCGCACGCGGAGCTAAGCGGCAGGGAGGGACCACTATAGGTATCCTGCCGGGTAATAGCCGTGAAGATGCTAACCGGTATATTGATTACCAGATCGTGACCAATATGGGACATGCACGCAATGCCATAGTTGTCGCATCCTCTGATGTTGTGATAGCAGTGGGTGGAGAATATGGTACTCTTTCGGAGATCGCTCTGGCCCTCAAAATGGGCAAGCAGGTCGTTACCATAGCATGCAAATGGGAAGTTGATGGTATAATTCAGGCAAATGAC
- a CDS encoding DUF367 family protein, translated as MEKSRPREVRLYLYHAGQCDPKKCTGKKMVRFKLARLVEKVNAIPRGSILLDPMAEKALSPADSITKGLTVLDCSWEHVEAVFPQLLVLDLQHRALPYLVAGNPVNFGRPFKLTSVEAFAASLYILGYKEQAASILSKFNWGHTFLEVNREPLEEYSMAKDSKEILKVQAEYI; from the coding sequence ATGGAAAAAAGCAGACCTAGAGAAGTTCGTCTATATCTTTATCACGCAGGGCAGTGTGATCCTAAAAAATGCACTGGTAAAAAAATGGTACGCTTCAAGCTTGCAAGACTTGTGGAAAAGGTGAATGCCATTCCCAGAGGTTCCATTCTCCTTGACCCTATGGCCGAAAAGGCTCTTTCTCCTGCTGACAGTATAACAAAAGGGCTTACTGTACTGGACTGCTCCTGGGAACATGTAGAAGCAGTCTTTCCTCAATTGTTAGTGCTTGACCTGCAGCATCGTGCTTTGCCGTATCTTGTTGCAGGCAATCCGGTGAACTTCGGCCGCCCGTTCAAACTTACATCAGTAGAAGCATTTGCTGCTTCTCTTTATATACTGGGGTATAAGGAACAAGCTGCCAGTATATTATCCAAGTTCAACTGGGGCCATACTTTTCTGGAAGTTAACCGTGAGCCACTGGAGGAATATTCCATGGCTAAGGACAGCAAGGAGATACTTAAGGTTCAGGCTGAATATATCTGA